From Acidovorax sp. 1608163:
TCGCCTTCACCGCACCAGCTTCCAATGGCGGCAGTGCTATTCTTGACTATACGGTCACTGCCAGCCCCGGCGGAGCCACGGCTACCGGTGCAGCCAGTCCACTGAACGTCACTGGTCTGTTAAACGGCACTGCTTATACTTTTACCGTCACCGCCAGAAACTCGGCTGGCTCCGGTTCGGCATCTACGGCGTCTACTGCAGTCACGCCCAGGGCTGCACAAACCATTACCTTTAACTCTCCCGGCGCACAGACTTTTGGTACGACACCAACCTTGACTGCAACCGCCAGTTCCACCTTACCTGTAACTTTCACCTCCACCACAACCGGGGTCTGTACAGTCACTTCCGGTGGTGCGTTGACGTTTGTCGTGGCAGGCTCTTGCACGATTAACGCTGATCAGGCCGGTAATGCTGCCTTTTCGGCAGCAGCAACGGTTCCGCAAACTTTTACTGTCAACGCTATCGTGCCGGGGGCACCAACGGCGGCTGTCGCTACCGCTGGAGCCGGACAAGCCTCCGTGGCCTTCACCGCACCAGCTTTCAATGGCGGCAGTGCTATTCTTGACTATACGGTCACTGCCAGCCCCGGCGGAGCCACGGCTACCGGCGCAGCCAGTCCGCTGAACGTCACTGGTCTGTTAAACGGAACTGCTTATACTTTTACCGTCACCGCCAGAAACTCGGCTGGCTCCGGTTCGGCATCTACCGCATCCACGGCAGTGACGCCTAAGGCAACGCAAACCATTACCTTTAACTCTCCCGGTGGTCAGGCTTTTGGTACAACACCAACCTTGTCCGCTACAGCTTCTTCCGGTCTGATACCAACATTCACCTCCACAACAACCGGTGTCTGTACTATTACTTCCGGCGGTGCGTTGACGTTCGTCACAACTGGCACTTGTACGATTAATGCCGATCAGGCTGGTAATGGCACATACCTAGCCGCGACTACCGTCGGGAGAACATTTGCGGTTAATGCGACTGTTCCAGGCGCCCCAACCGGCGCCGTCGGTACAGCAGGAGGTGGACAAGTATCCGTGGCCTTTACCGCGCCAGCTTACAACGGCGGCAGCGCCATCACAGGCTACACGGTGACTGCGAGCCCCGGCGGTGCGTCTGTCAGCGGTGCGACCAGCCCATTGGTCGTCACCGGCCTGACAAACGGAACGCCATACACTTTCACGGTCACGGCAACCAATCTGGCAGGTACCGGCGCGGCATCTACCGCATCCACGGCAGTCACGCCTAAGGCAACGCAAACCATTACCTTTAACTCTCCCGGTGGTCAGGCTTTTGGTACAACACCAACCTTGTCCGCTACAGCTTCTTCCGGTCTGATACCAACATTCACCTCCACAACAACCGGTGTCTGTACTATTATTTCCGGCGGTGCGTTGACGTTCGTCACAACTGGCACTTGCACGATTAATGCGGATCAGGCCGGAGACGGCACTTATGGGGTAGCAACGACGATCAGCAGAACATTCGCCGTGAATCCCGCTGTGCCGGGTGCGCCAACCGGTACCGTGGGTACAGCCGGAAGCGGACAAGTGTCTGTCGGCTTTACCGCGCCAGCATTCAATGGCGGCAGCACGATCACGGGCTACACGGTCACTGCAAGCCCCGGTGGTGCGACGGTCAGCGGTGCGGCCAGCCCATTGGTCGTCACTGGCCTGACAAATGGCACGGCATACACGTTCACAGTCACTGCGACCAATCTGGCGGGTACCAGTGCAGCATCCACGGCATCTGCCGCCGTAACCCCACGCCTGCTCACTGTGTCAAACCCTGTGTCGGGAATGACAGGCGCAGCCACAGCGACACTTTCGGGGGTGGCTCGTCCTGCACGCTGAATCCCACCAGCGGATTTGGCTCTGTGAGCCATCCAGCTACCGCAGACAAGCCCATGCCCTACGGGGAGTACGCGTTCGAGTCAACCAGCTGCGCAGGGACTGTGACGATGACAATCACCTATCCACAAGCCCTGCCAGCCGGGGTGCAATTTTGGAAGTACGGTCCTGCTACAGCCACAGTGGGCGGTGTAGTGGCTGCGTCCACATGGTTCCAGCTCAGCGGTGTCAACCTCAGCGGTGACCGCAAGACGGTGACCTACAGCATTACGGATAACGGAGTGGGTGACTCCGACGCAGCGGTAGGCAGCATTCGCGACCCATTTGCGCCAGTGGTAATTCCCGTCATGAGCGATCCCTCCTCTATCCCGGTGGATGCCCCATGGGCTCTGGTGTCGCTGTCGATCGTGCTGGGGTTGCTGGGTGTCCGCTGGCAACAACGCCAAGCACGGGGATAAATACACAGCGCCGACGGATCGATACCCAAAGTCGACTGTCGGCGCGACCACACCGGAACCAGCCACAACCCTCCCCTGCTCTAAGACGGATGATGCTGCTGCGTTCAGGGAAAGAAATAACCGAGCATTGGCTTTTATCGCTACAAGACGCTGAGGCCTCTGCGATGCGCCACAGGAGGCAAAGTGGGCACACAAATTCCGCAGACCTTGATGCAAGGGGCGACGGCCTGGTAACAACTCACTGAATCTGGAGTTTGAATTGTCTGAGCGCGAAAGCGGCTTCACAGACACTCGCCAATTGAGCGGGGAAGTGAAATCCTATAGAGGCGCACCAGAGCCACGCCCCTCCAACAACGACCGGAGTGTGCTGATCGCTGCGTGCTGCACGGGCAATACAGCAAGCGCCAGAACGGGAGACAAAAACGCATCCCAAAACAGCGAAGTGACAGCGGCCAGGCCCCAAACAAAGCCGACGAGCAACAGAGCCGCCACGCATTGCGCCAGTGGTGACCTCTTTCGGATCAGGAGCAAACCAGCCCCCAGGACGGCGACCAGGCCCCACCCGATGAAGGGGTTGCTGGTCAAACGATAAGGCATGGTTTTGGGCTTCCAGTCAACCACGAGCCCCCCACTGTGCAGCAAGAGAATGGCGGCCAGCATGACGACCACCGCCAACAAGACGGCAGAACCTAGGTGATTGAGTTGCTTCATGGCTCGCATGCTGGCATTGTGTGCTGAACCCTGCGCAAAGGTCGCCAGCCCAGGCGCTTACAGCCCCCAGCCCTTAAGCCGCAGCCAACGCCCTCTGGCCTGAATCTGCCTTCATGGACTTGCGCAGCGCCACAGCATCCACGCTGTGTGCGCTGGACGATGCATCGATGCGGAACACCTGCACCGTCTCTGAGACAGACTTGGCTTGGATGCTCAATTGCATGGCAGATGCGGCATTTTCTTCAACCAGTGCTGCGTTTTGCTGGGTGATGGTGTCCAACTGCGCCACGGCAGAGTTCACTTGCGAGATGCCACTGAGCTGCTCGCTGGAAGCGCCGTGGATTTCGCCCATCAGTGCATTCACCCGGCGCACAAGGTCCAGTGACTCAGACATGGTTTTTTGCGCCATGTCCGTCTTCACGTTGCCTTCTTGCACCTTGTTAGCCGAGTCGTCAATCAATTGCCGAATCTCTTTGGCCGCTGACAGGGTGCGGTGCGACAGGCTGCGCACCTCCGAAGCCACCACAGCAAAGCCTCTGCCCTGCTCGCCCGCACGGGCGGCCTCCACCGCAGCGTTCAGCGCAAGGATATTGGTCTGGAAGGCAATGCTGTCGATCAACTGCGTGATCTCGCTGATACGCCCGGAAGCGGATTGGATCTGCTTCATCGTAGCTGCCACGCTGTTGACGACTTCGCTGCTGTGCTCAGCCACCGAAGTGGCTTGGGTGGCCAACTCGGTACCACGGCGGGCAGACTCGGCCGTTTGCCGCACCGTGCCGGTGATTTCCTCCATCGAAGCCGCCGTCTGCTCCAGGTTGCTCGCCTGGGATTCGGTGCGCGCTGACAGGTCCTGGTTGCCTTGCGCGATTTCCTGGGTGGACAACTGCATGCGCTCGGCCTCCTGGCGTGCATCGCGCACGATGGAGAGCAGGTTCACATTCAGTTGGGACAAGGCTTTTTGCAGGTGACCGGCCGTGTCATCGCGCGACGCTTGAATCTTCTGGGTCAGGTCCCCCGCCGCCATGCGGTTGGCCCACAGCAGCATCTGGTTCAGGGGGGCAATCGTCACGTTGTGCATGTAGGCGGCCGCTCCCACGGCCAGGACCAGAACACCCAGCCAGGCCAAGCCAGACACCAACGACAGGCTGTGCCCCCCTGCCGATGCAGCCAGCCAGGCGGCAAGCACCACAGCGCCCATGCACACCAGCATCTTGCCCAGCGCGCCCATGCGCAGCAGCTCGGTGGTGCGCCCCCAAAGGTTGTCTTTGATCAGGCGCCCGGCACGCAGCTTGTGCACCAAGGCCCCGGCCTCTTTCTCGGCTCGCATGGTCTTGTACAGCTGCTCGGCCTGCTGGATCTGCTCGCGGGTGGCTTCGGTGCGCACCGACATGTAGCCCACGGGCTGGTCCCCCTGCATGAGGGGCGTGACATTGGCCATCACCCAGTAGTAGGTGCCGTTTTTGCGGCGGTTCTTCACGGCGGCGGACCAGGGGATGCCCTTGGCGATGGTGTCCCACATGTCGCGAAAGGCCTCTTCCGGCATTTCAGGGTGGCGGATCATGTTGTGGGGCTGGCCCAGCAACTCTTGCTTTTCGTAGCCACTGACCTCCACAAACATGGGGTTGCAGTAGAGGATGCGCCCCTTCAGATCGGTCGTCGAGACCAATGTCTCGCCTTTGGGAAAGGGGTACTCCTGAGAGACAACGGGCAGGTTCATTCGCATAGATAACTCCTGAAAAGCCACTTCACGCCAACATGCCAGTGAACTCTCTGCTCAAGAGGCTGCTACCGCCCCGAACCAAGAGCACCGCCGCACGACCAGAATAAATGAAAAGAAATATTTGTTACATAACTATTTGAGCGGGTCAAAGCACAAAAAATACACTTTGCACCCGTTCCAAAATCACCTGTAACAAACAAATCATTTAAATCAATCAAAATTCATCGTACAACCCAAAGCTACACCAAACTGGTGCAAACCACCAACAAAAAGTAGCCAACACACTTCAATTCATGGCATGCGGCTTGCTTGTGGTGTTTTGCAGCCAACGAAGGCTGCAGGTTGACCCGGTGCAAAGGCGGATTGGGTGAACAAGACGCAGGCGTCTTCGCGGTGCAAGGGCTGGAAGTGGATAGCC
This genomic window contains:
- a CDS encoding S-layer family protein — its product is MRWTTTPSNIAPKKQSSIQNLKTKYPIKQSKTISHTNNMKTPKIHQKQVNRNFQEIQKTSILDALKKISTTLWKLILIIISLLAYGQASAACNLSFSTTAGGQVTQSGSEYKYTFSTTDYANCDPGGKTDGTGASLGIYVDAIGNQNSAGNKTFPSSSAHGTNNVFIMSIGGSTGPTNIDAFYYTPPNGYSGPDSFTFYDFNGSPYTVNVTVVAPVPGAPTGVTATPGSGQASVAFTAPASDGGSAILDYTVTSNPGSFTTTGAGSPLTVTGLTNGTPYSFTVTARNANGSGAASTASSAVTPKATQTITFNPPGAQTFGTTPTLTATASSGLTPTFTSSTTGVCTITSGGALTFVTAGSCTINADQAGNATYSAAATVPQTFTVNAIAPGAPTAAIGTPGDTQVSVAFTAPASNGGSAILDYTVTASPGGATATGAASPLNVTGLLNGTAYTFTVTARNSAGSGSASTASTAVTPRAAQTITFNSPGAQTFGTTPTLTATASSTLPVTFTSTTTGVCTVTSGGALTFVVAGSCTINADQAGNAAFSAAATVPQTFTVNAIVPGAPTAAVATAGAGQASVAFTAPAFNGGSAILDYTVTASPGGATATGAASPLNVTGLLNGTAYTFTVTARNSAGSGSASTASTAVTPKATQTITFNSPGGQAFGTTPTLSATASSGLIPTFTSTTTGVCTITSGGALTFVTTGTCTINADQAGNGTYLAATTVGRTFAVNATVPGAPTGAVGTAGGGQVSVAFTAPAYNGGSAITGYTVTASPGGASVSGATSPLVVTGLTNGTPYTFTVTATNLAGTGAASTASTAVTPKATQTITFNSPGGQAFGTTPTLSATASSGLIPTFTSTTTGVCTIISGGALTFVTTGTCTINADQAGDGTYGVATTISRTFAVNPAVPGAPTGTVGTAGSGQVSVGFTAPAFNGGSTITGYTVTASPGGATVSGAASPLVVTGLTNGTAYTFTVTATNLAGTSAASTASAAVTPRLLTVSNPVSGMTGAATATLSGVARPAR
- a CDS encoding choice-of-anchor U domain-containing protein; the protein is MTITYPQALPAGVQFWKYGPATATVGGVVAASTWFQLSGVNLSGDRKTVTYSITDNGVGDSDAAVGSIRDPFAPVVIPVMSDPSSIPVDAPWALVSLSIVLGLLGVRWQQRQARG
- a CDS encoding PAS domain-containing methyl-accepting chemotaxis protein, producing MRMNLPVVSQEYPFPKGETLVSTTDLKGRILYCNPMFVEVSGYEKQELLGQPHNMIRHPEMPEEAFRDMWDTIAKGIPWSAAVKNRRKNGTYYWVMANVTPLMQGDQPVGYMSVRTEATREQIQQAEQLYKTMRAEKEAGALVHKLRAGRLIKDNLWGRTTELLRMGALGKMLVCMGAVVLAAWLAASAGGHSLSLVSGLAWLGVLVLAVGAAAYMHNVTIAPLNQMLLWANRMAAGDLTQKIQASRDDTAGHLQKALSQLNVNLLSIVRDARQEAERMQLSTQEIAQGNQDLSARTESQASNLEQTAASMEEITGTVRQTAESARRGTELATQATSVAEHSSEVVNSVAATMKQIQSASGRISEITQLIDSIAFQTNILALNAAVEAARAGEQGRGFAVVASEVRSLSHRTLSAAKEIRQLIDDSANKVQEGNVKTDMAQKTMSESLDLVRRVNALMGEIHGASSEQLSGISQVNSAVAQLDTITQQNAALVEENAASAMQLSIQAKSVSETVQVFRIDASSSAHSVDAVALRKSMKADSGQRALAAA